The genomic window CCTCGGCCTCTAGCGCCTTCCGGTGGACGCGTCCTCCATTCCCGTCGTGCTGTTTGCTTACGCGCGCCCCGCGCATCTGGCGCGCGTGCTCGAGTGTCTCCGCGCCAACGAAGTTCCTGTGATCTACGCGTATGCGGATGGCGCCCGCAGCCACTTGGATGAGGCGGCGGTCGAGGAGGTGCGGGCGAAGTTGCGCGCAATTGACTGGGCGGAAGTGCGGCTCACGGCCCGCACGGAGAATCTCGGGCTCGGACGCAATGTCCTGGCGGGCGTTTCCGAGGTGGCGGCGTGCCACGAGGCATTTGTCGTCTGGGAGGATGATCTCATCGCGGTGCCGGGCACGTATGCGTGGTTGGCTGCCGCGCTGCGGCACTATGCCAGCGATCCGCGGGTGATGAGCGTCACGGGCTGGACGCATCCCCGCGTGACGCCGCCGGGCGTGGGCGCCGCGCCGTATTTCGATGGGCGGGCGGAGTGCTGGGTCTGGGGCACCTGGGCGCGAAGCTGGCGCGGGATGGCCGACGAGACCGCGGAGATGAAAATGGCGGCCGCGGTCGCGCGCGGCGTGGCCTCGGGGGCCTACGGTGCCGACTTGCCGGAAATGGCGCGGGCGGAACGACGACGAAACCTCTGGGCGGTGCGCTGGCTGTATCATCACCTCCAGCAAGGCGGGCTCTGTGTCCGGCCACCCTGGAGCATGGTGGAACACATTGGGACGGATGCAGGCGCGACCAACGTGATTGGCTCGGGGCCGTGGTCGGCTGATCCCCTGCGCGCGGCGCCTCCGCTCCCGGAAAGTTGGCCGGCGGCGCAGGAGGATTCCGCCTGCGCGGTGCTGTGGCGCGCGGTGAATCCACCTGCGCCGTGGCCTTGGCGGCTGGCCCGGCGGCTCCGGGAGAAACTCCGGTTTGGGCGATGAGCATGCGGCGAGTTGCGAAATACCTGCTCCCCAGCGGAATTCGCCGCTGGTTGCGCACGACCTTTGGCTGGCGCTGGCTGCGCGGCGAATACCCCGACTGGGCCACCGCCGCTCGAAAGGCCGGTGAGCTGGGCGGAGGCGCCCCGGTCGAGCGTGTCGTGCAGGCGGCGCGCGCGGTGCGCGCGGGCACCGGCGCATGGGATCGGGACGGGGAGGTGTTTACAGAGCCGGCGGTGCACGCGCCGCTGCTCGATGCGCTTGGTCGGATTGCGAGCGCTGGACAAGGCCTGACGCTGGTGGACTTTGGCGGGGGCTTGGGCAGCACCTGGTGGCAGCACCGCCGAGAGCTCTCCGAGCTTGGACCGATTGACTGGCGAATCGTGGAGTTGCCGGCGCTCGTTGCGGCGGGGCGGCGGGAGTTCTCTGACGCGACGCTTTCGTTTCACGATTCGCTCGCCGCCGCCACCGCTCGCGGCCGCGTGAACGTGCTCCTCCTCTCGAGTGTGCTGCAATACCTGGAATCCCCGCAGGCGTTCCTGCGCGATCCTGCGCTCGACGGGTTCTCCGATATCATCCTCGACCGAGTAGCCTTGGCGGCGGATGCTCGCACTCGGATCGTGGTGCAACACACGCCACCATCGCTCGGTGGGGGGGCGAGCCCCTGTTGGCTCTTTGGTCGTACGGGATTTGAGGCGCTTCTGACGCCGACCTGGTCGATCGTCTCGCAGTGGCGCGTGGACTTCGACGAGCTCGACGGGACGGCGAGTTACGCTGGATGGTGGCTGCGCCGACGCGAAAGCCAGAAGGCAGACGCGCCGGCACGGAGCCTGACGCCACGACCGTGAATCACTACTGCACGTATTTTGACCGCGGATTCCTGATCCAGGGGCTGGCGCTCTGGCGGTCGCTGGCGCGGCACGATCCGGCGGCGGTGTTGTGGGTGCTGGCGCTCGATGACGCGACGAGCGTGGTCCTGCGGCGCCTGGGCGATGCCCGGTTGCGGGTCGTCACCCTCGCCGAGTTGGAGCGCGACGACCCGCCGCTGGCGGCGGCAAAGGCAAACCGCACCCGGGTGGAATACTTCTTCACGCTTTCGCCGTGCTGGCCACGGTGGCTCCTGGCGCACCAACCCGAGATCGACCGTATCACCTATCTCGATGCGGACCTCTGCTTCTTTGCGCCGCCGGCCCCGGTGTTTTCCGCGATGGACGCCGCGGGCGCCAGCGTGCTGATCACGCCTCACCGGTTCTCGCCCTGGCTTTCGCACTACGAGCAACATGGCCGCTTCAATGTGGGCATCCTGGTGTTTCGCGGAGATGCCACGGGGCGCGCCTGCCTCGACGACTGGCGGGAACGCTGCCTCGCGTGGTGCCATGATCGGGTGGAGGACGGACGGTACGCCGACCAGGGCTATCTCGACGCCTGGCCGGAACGCTGGGGCCAAGCGCTGCTCGTGCTGGATCACCCCGGCGTGAACCTGGCCCCGTGGAACTGGATGCAGCACCGACTCCAGGCGGCAGCCGTCCCGCCGGGGCAGGATTCGCCCCCGTCCGAGCCGGGATCCGCGGGCCTGACCGTCGATGGTTGCCCGGTGATCGTCTTTCACTTCGCGCGATTTCGGCCGCTGGACGCCGCGGCCCGGTGGTGGCAATCGGGTCAGCTCGACTACGGCATCATGCCGCCGCGGTGGCGCGAGGCGCTCTATTCGCCTTACCTCCGGGCGCTGCGCGCGGCGCGCACGGAACTGCGTGCGCTGGACCCCGCGATCGACTTCCCGCGGCGCGCCGGCCGCTTGGGGCGCGACTTCTGGCGGGCGCTTCCGCTTCGGCTCCTGTTCGGAGGCGACTGGCTGCGCGCAGGCGACCGCTTCTTCAATCTGCGTTTTGGACTCGGGCGCTGGTCGGGCCGCGCGTTGGCGATAGCGCGCAAGGCGTTCCGCCGCCGCATTGCTCCGGTCGCCTAAGGATCGCTCCCAACGATTTCGTGGACGACCTGGTCCGCCGTCCTTTGCACCACACGCAGGTGGGCGCCCGCGGGCTGCGGCGGGGTAACGCGGCCGGGAAGCTGCTCGATCGCGCCGTCGCCCACCAGCAGGATGCGAGCGCGGGGCGGAAGTGCGTCGCGGCGGGTTGGGCCCGAGAACAGGTCGTAGGTACCGGTGAAGCGGTTGAAGAAGACGCGGCCTGGATACAGCTCGGAAAGCATCGGACCGAACATCCCCCAGGCTGAACCGTTCCCGAAATACAGCGCGAACGTCGGCGATGAGCAGCGGTAGTACTCCACCCGCAGGGCGTCTCCCCGCGAGGGCACACCGGCGGCCGATGCGAGTTGGCGGTCGCGCGCAGCGCCCAGTTCATGCGCGAAGTCGGTGAGCCGCCAGGCGGCGAAGAGTCCGGTGACGAGCATCGCCGCGGCCCACGCCAAACGCGTGCTGGCTTGCCGTCCCGTCGGGCCAGTTCGCGGCATCAGCTCCAGCATCAGACCGATATTCAGTGCCGCCGCGACCATGGCGGGAAGGAGGTAGTGCGGGCGAGGGTGCTTCGCCACCATGAGCACGGCGAGAATCTCGACAACGGTCGTGATGAGGAGAAGACGGGCGAGCACGCGCGTGCCTGGCGGCACTTGGTTCGAGCGGACCAGGCGCAGGCCGACGGCCCCGCTAAGCACGATCACGACGAGCAGCACCGGATCAGCGACAATCAGCCGGGTGAGTTGGGGAAGGTACGTTGCGGCGTCGATCATGCCGGCGTCGCCGCTGCCATAGAACCCCGTATGGGTGCTCACGGCGAAGAGCCATCGCAGCATCCGTGGCACCTGCGTGGCAATCGGCAGGAGGAAGAGGATGACGCTGACGGCCATGGCTCCTCCCGTCCACAGGGACTGCCGCCGCGAGCGCGTCGTCAGGAGAGGAAGCAGACACAGCGGGAGGAAATTGACCTTCGTGACCAAAGCGGCGCCGGCGACGAAGCCGAGTACGATGCTCAACAGTGTTGGCCGGGCGCTCGGCGGTGCTTCTGTCGGCAGGTCGCGAACCAGCGTCAAGGCCACGACGAGTAAGGTGAGCGGCAGAAGCAAGGCCTCGGGCGCGATGAAGAGCGTCGCTCTCCAGGGCTCGATCTGCAGCAGGGGAATCGCCTGGACCACGACCCCGCTGCTGACTCTGCCCGTGCGGGCGGCGACGAGGAACCCGGCCAGCGTGAAGCTGAGCGCGGTTATGCCGACGAGCACGCGATGGATTGCAGCCAGCGCTCGTTCCGGATCACGCAGCGCCGCTGCCGATTCGGCCAGCGTATCTTGCCCGGGAAGAACTTGCTGCAGCACCGCCGCTCCGAGCACCTGCAATGGCGTTCCCGGATGATCAACGTGACACGGTGTCTGGCCGTTGAGCAGGAGAAGGGAGCTGAAGAGATACTGGTAGCTCGGGTCACTGTTCTGGCCCAGCCACAGGGGCCCCCGCTGCCGCGCAAGTCCCAGCGCGACGAGCACGAAGGCGATCGGGATCACCAGGAGGACCAGCTGGGTCCACCGCCTGCCGGCAAAGACTCTCATGAGAAACGTGGTCGCCGTCGCAGCAGCTGCTTCCGCAGAAAGCGGACGACGGAGGCGGCGTCCCAGGGCCAGCAGCGCGGGGCGGGGAAGTAGCGGTGGCGGACGGCGATTTCCTCGCGGTAGACGCGCCAGCGGCCGCTGTCGCTGGCGCCGCGCGAGCCGCACGCGGCAATGCGCAGGGCCAAGGGCACGAAGCGCACGCCGGCCTGCCAGAGCCGGAGGTTGAACTCGTAGTCCGCGGCGATCGCCAGGGTACGATCGAAGCCGCCATGCTCCGCGAACAACTCCCGGCGGTAAAACGCGCCCTGGTGGTGGACGAAGTTGCGCGCGAGTGGGTTTGCCTTCGGCCGCAGACGATAGACGCGGCCGTCGTCGTAAACGGCTTCGCCGACCATCACGCCCGCGCCGGCCCGCTCGGCCAACGCCATGGCCTCGCCGAGCACGGTCTCGCCGAGCAGGCGATCGTCGGCGCCAAGGAAGAGCACCCACTCCCGCGTTGCCGCCGCGACGCCCTTGTTCATCGCCTCATAAATGCCGCCGTCCGGCTCCGACATCAGGACCGAAATCCGGTCGCGATGCGCCCGCAGCCACGCGAGCGAGCCGTCCGTCGATCCACCGTCGATCACAATGAGCTCCACGGCGGGCTCGCGCTGCGCCCAAACGCTGGCGAGCGCCGCCTGCAGCCGAGGGCCCGGATTCAGGCAGGGCACGATGATGCTGAGGCGGCCGGCGGACATTGCGTTCGGCTAGAGCTTCTCGCAGCGTCCGGTCGTGTCCACGCCGGAGTTGCCACTGCTTTCGATCATCATCGTCGCGTACAAGTCCCGCGATGAGATCGGCGGCTGTCTCGCGTCGCTGCCGCGAACGATGGCGGGTCGGCCCGTGGAGACGATCGTCGTGGACAACTCCCCGGGCGATGGCGCGGGTGATCTGGTGCGCGCACGCTTTCCGGAGGTCGTCTACCTGCCCGCGCCGGAGAACCTCGGCTTTGGCCGCGCCAACAACCGTGGGTACGCCTCCGCCCGGGGCGAATACGTGCTGTTCCTGAACCCCGACACGATCGCTTCCGCGGACGCGCTCACCGCCTGTGTCGGCCGCCTGCAGGCCGACGCGGGCATCGGCCTGGTTTCACCGCGACTGGTGCAAAGCGACGGGACGATGGACCTCGCCTGCCGCCGCTCGATTCCGACGCTCTGGGACGGCTGGTGTCGCGCGACGGGGCTCGCCGCGCGCTTCCCGCGTGTGCCGCTCTTTGCGGGCTACAACCTCACGCATCTCCCCGACGAGGGTACCTACGAGGTCGGAGCGATCAACGGGGCCTTCATGCTCGCCCCCCGCCGAGTGCTGGCGGCGCTCGCGCCGGACGGGGTGGTTTTCGACGAACGCTTCTTCATGTACGGCGACGACCTCGACCTCTGCATCCGCGTCGTCCGCGCGGGCTTTCGGATCGTGTATGACGGGCGCGTGACTGTCGTGCACCTGAAGGGGCTGAGTGTCGCGAAGGACTACGACGCGATGTCGCGGGCCATTTTCGATGCGAACCGCGACGTGTACATGAAGCACTTCGGCACGTCGGCGTGGGCGCGAACGAAGTATCGGATCGCCTTCGCGCTCTGGAAGTGGGTGGCACTCCTGCGCGCGCGGCTTCGGGGCCACCGCCGCGTCCGGCCGGTCTAGTTCGGGGCGATGTGGGCGTGGGGCCGGGCGCAAGCACGCGCGAAGGGCATCAGTACGCCTGCGGGCTCCGCCAGCGGACGAAGGTGAGGAGCACGATCTGGAGATCCAGCCAGACGCTCCAGTTTTCGATGTAGTAGATGTCGTGCTGCACGCGCGCGGAGAGGTCGGTGTCGCCGCGCAGGCCGTTGATCTGCGCCCAGCCGGTCATGCCGGGCTTCACGATGTGCCGGGGCAGGTAGTGCGGGATCGCGCCGGCGAGCTGGTCGACGTGATAGGGGCGTTCGGGCCGGGGACCCACCAGGCTCATGTCGCCGCGCAGCACGTTCCAGAACTGGGGCAGCTCGTCGAGGTTCCACGCGCGCATGAACGCGCCGATCCGCAG from Opitutus sp. ER46 includes these protein-coding regions:
- a CDS encoding glycosyltransferase family 2 protein, with the translated sequence MSAGRLSIIVPCLNPGPRLQAALASVWAQREPAVELIVIDGGSTDGSLAWLRAHRDRISVLMSEPDGGIYEAMNKGVAAATREWVLFLGADDRLLGETVLGEAMALAERAGAGVMVGEAVYDDGRVYRLRPKANPLARNFVHHQGAFYRRELFAEHGGFDRTLAIAADYEFNLRLWQAGVRFVPLALRIAACGSRGASDSGRWRVYREEIAVRHRYFPAPRCWPWDAASVVRFLRKQLLRRRPRFS
- a CDS encoding glycosyltransferase family 2 protein; amino-acid sequence: MSTPELPLLSIIIVAYKSRDEIGGCLASLPRTMAGRPVETIVVDNSPGDGAGDLVRARFPEVVYLPAPENLGFGRANNRGYASARGEYVLFLNPDTIASADALTACVGRLQADAGIGLVSPRLVQSDGTMDLACRRSIPTLWDGWCRATGLAARFPRVPLFAGYNLTHLPDEGTYEVGAINGAFMLAPRRVLAALAPDGVVFDERFFMYGDDLDLCIRVVRAGFRIVYDGRVTVVHLKGLSVAKDYDAMSRAIFDANRDVYMKHFGTSAWARTKYRIAFALWKWVALLRARLRGHRRVRPV
- a CDS encoding methyltransferase, TIGR04325 family, translating into MSMRRVAKYLLPSGIRRWLRTTFGWRWLRGEYPDWATAARKAGELGGGAPVERVVQAARAVRAGTGAWDRDGEVFTEPAVHAPLLDALGRIASAGQGLTLVDFGGGLGSTWWQHRRELSELGPIDWRIVELPALVAAGRREFSDATLSFHDSLAAATARGRVNVLLLSSVLQYLESPQAFLRDPALDGFSDIILDRVALAADARTRIVVQHTPPSLGGGASPCWLFGRTGFEALLTPTWSIVSQWRVDFDELDGTASYAGWWLRRRESQKADAPARSLTPRP